Proteins found in one Oncorhynchus gorbuscha isolate QuinsamMale2020 ecotype Even-year linkage group LG15, OgorEven_v1.0, whole genome shotgun sequence genomic segment:
- the LOC123997894 gene encoding V-set and immunoglobulin domain-containing protein 10-like — translation MNLYLLPVVLSLAVFLSVALSQDLVSIQFKSDPVLVQTGTDAVFTVVTVFQVFSITWGYPGGVTPLGLWVGGSAVLNTVTQYQGRVTITATQLRISSAQLRDAGNYTVMVDPLPTTGLAQNTRSIQLRVFDAVDGVTMFVPSVALEGGNVSVRCTWTKGTETSVLWGKGGSALTSNSRVTIKGGDLVINPARREDAGLYSCTVSNLVSAQTASKTLTVYYGPDTPVLSKASPADCVVGADAVVGQTIRLTCVSDSLPPPLSPGNTTMNPWRLANWTVACSASRPSPPTRAANTSAWLAMPSRAPRRRRGRIWPSWAHASVQAQSQA, via the exons ATGAACCTATACCTGCTTCCCGTAGTTCTGTCATTGGCAG TCTTCCTCTCCGTCGCTCTCTCCCAGGACCTGGTCTCAATCCAGTTTAAATCAGATCCAGTCCTGGTGCAGACTGGCACTGATGCGGTCTTCACGGTGGTCACAGTGTTCCAGGTGTTTTCCATCACATGGGGGTACCCAGGTGGGGTGACCCCCCTGGGGCTGTGGGTGGGGGGCAGTGCGGTGCTCAACACTGTGACCCAGTACCAGGGCAGGGTCACCATCACAGCCACCCAGCTCCGTATCAGCAGTGCCCAGCTCAGAGACGCGGGGAACTACACAGTGATGGTGGACCCCTTGCCCACCACGGGCCTGGCCCAAAACACCAGGTCCATACAGCTCAGGGTGTTCG ATGCAGTGGATGGCGTGACTATGTTTGTGCCGTCTGTGGCTCTGGAGGGGGGCAATGTGTCTGTGCGCTGTACCTGGACCAAGGGGACAGAGACCAGTGTGCTGTGGGGTAAAGGGGGCTCTGCTCTCACCTCGAACTCCAGGGTCACAATCAAAGGGGGCGACTTGGTGATCAACCCGGCCAGGAGGGAAGATGCTGGGCTCTACTCCTGCACCGTCTCTAACCTCGTCAGCGCTCAGACCGCCTCAAAGACCCTCACAGTTTACT ATGGTCCCGACACCCCCGTGCTGAGCAAGGCTTCCCCGGCAGACTGTGTGGTAGGAGCGGATGCAGTGGTAGGCCAGACGATCCGACTCACCTGCGTGTCTGACTCCCTGCCCCCTCCACTTTCTCCTGGAAATACAACAATGAACCCGTGGCGTCTGGCCAACTGGACAGTGGCGTGTTCAGCCTCCAGACCTTCTCCACCAACCAGAGCGGCCAATACAAGTGCGTGGCTAGCAATGCCATCACGGGCGCCACGTCGGCGCAGGGGACGGATCTGGCCATCGTGG gcACATGCCTCAGTGCAGGCGCAGTCGCAGGCATAG